Part of the Musa acuminata AAA Group cultivar baxijiao chromosome BXJ3-10, Cavendish_Baxijiao_AAA, whole genome shotgun sequence genome, TAGCAATAACAGTCAGCAGGTTGACTGCAAGTGTTTATCCATGTCCTACCCTCCAAACTTCAAATTGCAGCAAACCCTCACAACAGTGACAACTTGCAGATTCTTGTTTTTTaagtatgataaaaaaattaacaaaaaagaAATAGTTTAAAGTTCACATTTTAATTGTCTAGCTCACTAGTTGCTTTCTAAAGAAATTACCTTATAGTTGTGTTGGAAGAAAAGACAAGAAGCAAATTGACAGATACAAAGATTTGTATATAGAGGGTCAAATTTCTCAGACAGTGCACCAAGTGTTACTCCAGTTTTCCATGTTCAACAACCAATATTAAAGTGATTTGTGTGACAAAGTGACTAGCTCATCTTATTTTTGCAAATTTAAATTGCCTGGTGTTGGGTACATTCACCTCTTTTATTGCAACATTATAAATTATTGTTTAGTTAATGATTTTTTTGGATAAGAGAAGCTCCACTATTCAGCATCTCTGAGGCACAAATAATAGAACACTTAAACAACAGTTTAACTATATGTTCTTTCACCTTTTTCTTCTAGAAATGAATACTTCCTATCAAAAATCTTAATGCTGCAAACTTAGTAGATCAGAAAGGACAGACACCTTTATGAATGCACTCCATACACATGCAACATCTACAAACTCTAAAAATTTCGTTATGAGTCAGTGTGGCAATAATGTGGCTTGTTTATACTGATCAAGGTACAATTTTTCTTCGCTTCAGTTACTAGAGAGAATTTGACATTGTGGTGTTAATGGCATTTGATTAAAGTTTTTTATTGATTAGTGCTAACTCAAGACACATCATGACGgacgtggagagagagagagagagagagagagagagagagagagagattctttcCTGTCTATTATAGACATCTTTTAACATTGTGATATTCCTTATGAAACATGTTAAATACAAATTACCCATGAAGAATTTTGTGACGGCACAACTCTTCAACAAAGAGTCTAATAAAATTTAAGCAATAATAAGTACAAAGAAGGATCAAATCCAAACAGAAACAAAAGTAATTAAGTCacagcaaaaaaaaataaaagcaaactggCACAACAAACAGCACTGAAGTACTAACAAGAATATCCAAAGGGAATCGAATTTTCAGTAAATGCAAAGCAGTCTACCTGAAGGCAACGAACATATCTTTTTGTATATCCTAAATCGTTCACCAATGGAACTTCCAAAGCTTTGGCCAATTGGCGAGCTGATGCTACAAACCTATCACATATTTCATAAGCATCAAATAAGTCGAATTTCAAATTATAGAAAAGAAAATTGGTTGTTAAAAATTCAACAGTTTTCTCAAAATACATACCCAAATAAATAGAGGGATTCTTGCACAAACATTTAAACACGCATATCACACACATGCATCTACACCCTAAACTCAGCATCTTTAGATTTGCATAAAACATTGACACATATTAAGAGACGTTCACATGATTTCTTTACTTGAAAGTTTTCAGAAGCATGTGCTATCTCAACTGTCACAATATCACACTGTAGCATTGTCTTCACTGAAACCGGTAAAAAAATTCATACAATGTGGCCATTGTCATTTCACTGGACTTGACAATGAAGTCCTTGTACCTTCATGCAGTTTCTTATTATGTGGTGTCTTGCATGCCTTAGAGTCAACATAACACTAAAAAATTGTCCTTTTAGTAATTCAAAAGGAATGTTAAAAAAGCAGGAAACATATCCACTCTGTGATCATACATGTTTTATCAATGCAGCCATTAGCATTATCAGAGATTCAAACATCACATCTTTCAAAATTCAAAGGCTAAACTTAAGCTTATAAAAGGCTATccatcaaaatatcaaaataaatataactaCTGCAGAACATCCAATTAGAACCGTCTAAAATCTCTATCCTCAAGCCTTTCAGCAAATTTCACCATGCCAAGATTTCTTTCATCATGTAAACTGTGTGAATATACAATCTACACATATAACTAGTAAgacatttttcttttccttttttttatgtttGCTCATATATGCCTTTAACAAATATCGATAAAGGAAATACACTTTAAATGGGAAAAAGAATACATGTCCAAGAGCAATACACTATTACTGATAACTAATAAAAGACAGAGTGTGCTGCTAAAATAGCAAAACACATTTGATGGGCACAAGAATATACAAATATACTATCCAAACAACAGGACAAGACAATCAAAATGTGCTaccttaaagaaaagaaaatttttaataggGTAACCGAATCTTATTGGACTGAAAGCTTTCTAGTAGTTTCAATACACATGTAAATGCTTGTACAGATGTGAGCAGAACCAACAAACCAGATACCATCCAAAAGAATAATACTGTATCAAATATATAGATTCACTTAACTGACAGCAAGCAAAGGATAGTCAAACTTAAGCATGAAATAAATGCAGTGGACTTACGAATTACAAGTGTTTTGCAAATCTTGTGTGGGTAATGATGCATTTTGAGCAGCAGCCTGATACCTTTGCACCATAGCACCAAGTTGACTAACCTGCTCAGCAAAATCATGAATTAGATATCAATCAGAACTCTGTGGCCGACACCCAACAAGTCACAAAAGATGAGAAAAATCATTTAAGGCAAATGATGACTGTACCTGTGGAATGATAACTCTTCGAGGAATAAGCTCTTCATGGCGCCTAGCACAAAATTCCCAAGAAGAAATCTAATCgaagaacaaagaagaaaatGTCTAAATATGTAAAGTACCCCATGGGAAGGCTTTTAGCAGAGTTTCTGCTGTGCATAAATAACcacatgaaaatatattttacctTTAAATCAGGGTTGAAAACAATTCGCAGCTGGCCATCACGCACCACTCGCAATTGCTCGAAGACACTCTCCTGAATTGCCTTAGCATAATCCAAGACAATTTGACCAGAAGCATTTTGATACTCGCGAGGCATGTCTACATATAGAAGTTCTTCTAAGGTACCGCTAGCATATTTAATTTGGAAGAGCCTTGGTAAAACCTCAACAGTAGTTTCTATAAACCAAAAAAAGAAGATTAAGTTACAGAGTAATCAAATAATACAGATTTCAAGAACCCAATACAGCACTGCGTTCTTACAGACTTCAGCAACCAACACCATAACTCAAATCATCAAGAAATATTTGATAAATGATAATACAGAACAAAAATTACATACCAAAACCACGTCCAGGTTTATGGTTGCATATCTCACAGTGCCACACATCCTACAGAAATCAGGCAAAATTTACCTGGTTAAGATACATGAGTGAAATGATAAAATGAAGTAAAGATGTTCCAAAATAGAAAATTTTGTACACCCCAATCAAAATAAGCATAATCGATTCCCATATTCAACTATCTAAACAAACAATGaataattagaagaaaaaaaattcttgtAACTAACCTGATTGGTAGTTAACCATACCTGTGGGAGAACACCAGTAGTTTGACGACCACTTCCATAAAGAGACACACACCACCTCTTCTTGGCACTAGGTGCAAAGTATTCGGCGATAAATTTTCTCCAAAATTCTATGTTGTTATCCTGCATTTGCTCAACAGGCCATAAAATGAGCTAATTCAAAGAAACTTGAGGGCCAAAGAAATATGTGTGATCCTCCACTTAGGTATTCACAAACGAGACTGCCAACTGAATTTAAAGTTACCTGTGGTCGGTGCTGCTGATGGTACATATACTGGGTTAACCTCCGAGCACACATTCCTGGCTCATACACTGTAGATCTCATTGGAGGTCTAACTGGAAGATTGTGTTGGAGAAGCTGCTGCTGCCGCAACTGGCCTCTTTGCTGAGGGAGGGTTTTGACaatctgctgttgctgctgctgctgctgctgctgaaattGTAACATTCGTTGCTGTTGCAAGAGACTCATTTGTGCAGCTGCAGCCTGAGAATTCTGCCTTGATAGCTGCAAAatatgttgttgttgctgctgctgttgctgttgttgctgctgctggagAAACAATGAAGGGTCTGAATGGTGGCTTTCCATTTTTACAGGACCCAAGCTTCTGAAGGACTGTAACTGCTGTGGCTCCACTTTCACCATACCAATGCTGTGTAAGGTTTGCAATTGCTGCGGCGGACTAATCTGATCACTGGGACCCATCTGTGGCTCCAACTTAACAGGCCCCAATCGTCCTGCGCTACCCAATCCTCCCCGAAGCGGCAGCTGCTGACTCTGAGGAACAGAGAACTGCTGCTGCAAATTTTGCATTGCATCGATTTGAGACTGTGGTTGATCTGGACCATGTTGGCTGTTTGAGGGGTTCTGGAAGCACTGTTGTTGCCCCTGGCTTTGGCCCGACGAAGATGTGAACAACAAAGGGTTAGGCTCAGCAGAGCCGACCATATCAGCAACACCAACAAGGCTAccatgctgttggagattcatgggTGATCCAGAAAACCCACCGACAGGCCCTCCATTTCCATATGAATTGTTGAGGGGTGGAACATTGGACATGTTTCCAAGCAAGCTGCCGCTGTTGCTGTACTGGGTACGAGGCGAAACCAGAGACGAGAAAGGGGGCGGTGATGGAATCAACCCGGGCTGGGATCCCCCAAGCAACCCAGAATTCGACCGGAGAATGGAAGGAGTGACTGATTGAGCCCCGCCAATGGGAGTCGAAGACCCTGAAGGcaccatttttggaaagcagaaggaAAAAGCCGATGCGACACCGACAAATCGAAAGCCTGCTTATATCAACATAGTTCTACAGATTCCACATCCCAGGTCAAAAATGATAGCAGGGGAAAGTATCCTTTTCTTCCAAACACCGCGAGAATGAGGATTTTTGGAGCCGTCAGAACGAAATCAGAGACAAGGTCTTCAGTTCCACCACATATTACAGAGTCCATTTACCAAATTTCTCGAATCCAACAAAGAAATCTCACCTCGATCCCCCTAATCGCTTCCTCTTCATTTCCAGAATAACAGCAGCAAACAAAAGAGGAAATAACCAGTATCGATTAAAATGCCATAAGAATCAAGCAAACATGCCAAAAGAATGGATCTTTCCGTAGCAACCGAAACCAAAGACCTCCAAAAGACCCAAAAATCCGATCTTTTCTCCACTCCCCTTCCCTTCACACCGATCTTTTTCCACTTTAACCGGTCGAATCCTTCAAAAGAGAAACCGCAACACCGAATCCGGCACCGAAGACATCCACACGACGGTACTCAAAACTGCAAACGAAATCCAAACCCACGCTATTCCCCTCCGCTCCGACTCACGGCCGCTCGGAGACCCAACGCAGCCAAATTTCTCAAAGATCCAACGGAATAAGAGCAAGAAAGACCAAGCTGAGGATCGAGAGCCGAAGAACCGAGACGGACTTACAGTATCCAAGTCCTCTCCCGATAAGATTGCCACGGAAGCGCCCCGAAGTGAAGCCAAATCTCCGCCTTTTCCTCTTCTTCAGCTCCTACAGCTAGTTATGGACTTAGGGTTTGTcttaaatacgattaaactctccGTTTGATTTCGATTTCGATTTCGATTCCGGTAATTTCTTTagccgaagagagagagagagagagagagagacgatggGGAAGGCGGAGAGAGACATGTCCTTGTGTCCTTGCGGACGTCAAGCGTCTCTTGGATTTGATTAATTTCTTGACACTTCCTCTTCCTGCTGCGGCTCTCGATATGAAGTCAACAGATGCTGCCGCTATGTATGTGTGAGCATAGTCATGGCATCATCATCATGATGGATCAGCCCATGGGGGGGCATAACCACGTGGCGAGAGGAACGGACAGGATCGGCTCGCGGAGTCGGCATCGGCGGTGGGTAGGTGCTCGCATGGAAAACTACGTGCACGCGCGTGCACGGGTGATACGCGCGGCGAAGGACAGAAAAGCGGGTGGGGGCCGTACCGCTTTTATCTCCCGTAATTACAGAAT contains:
- the LOC135651090 gene encoding transcriptional corepressor SEUSS-like isoform X1, giving the protein MVPSGSSTPIGGAQSVTPSILRSNSGLLGGSQPGLIPSPPPFSSLVSPRTQYSNSGSLLGNMSNVPPLNNSYGNGGPVGGFSGSPMNLQQHGSLVGVADMVGSAEPNPLLFTSSSGQSQGQQQCFQNPSNSQHGPDQPQSQIDAMQNLQQQFSVPQSQQLPLRGGLGSAGRLGPVKLEPQMGPSDQISPPQQLQTLHSIGMVKVEPQQLQSFRSLGPVKMESHHSDPSLFLQQQQQQQQQQQQQHILQLSRQNSQAAAAQMSLLQQQRMLQFQQQQQQQQQQIVKTLPQQRGQLRQQQLLQHNLPVRPPMRSTVYEPGMCARRLTQYMYHQQHRPQDNNIEFWRKFIAEYFAPSAKKRWCVSLYGSGRQTTGVLPQVWLTTNQDVWHCEICNHKPGRGFETTVEVLPRLFQIKYASGTLEELLYVDMPREYQNASGQIVLDYAKAIQESVFEQLRVVRDGQLRIVFNPDLKISSWEFCARRHEELIPRRVIIPQVSQLGAMVQRYQAAAQNASLPTQDLQNTCNSFVASARQLAKALEVPLVNDLGYTKRYVRCLQISEVVNSMKDLIDYSKETRSGPIDSLNNFPRRNSCSSGLQTQQPQQPEQQQPITQNPNHNDQNSAHATGIQLSAGSSNVVSINNSLNAASSTSTSAATIIGLLHQNSINTRQENQMNTVNSPYGGGNAVQIPSASSSNTLAPSQPNPPSPFSSLAPASNNNPTTTSHNAAHLSSINSPASLSTMQQPASQVHETDPNDSQSSVHQILHELMMSSQLNGVNSLGNDMKPINGITPALSVENCLVGHGLSNNSAISGAGFSGMGGIGLSAAASGMRPGGTNNVMAMNGRVGASHLSQDPTATSHQQQDIGNRLLERIGAVNSFNNLQFDWKSFP
- the LOC135651090 gene encoding transcriptional corepressor SEUSS-like isoform X2, with amino-acid sequence MVPSGSSTPIGGAQSVTPSILRSNSGLLGGSQPGLIPSPPPFSSLVSPRTQYSNSGSLLGNMSNVPPLNNSYGNGGPVGGFSGSPMNLQQHGSLVGVADMVGSAEPNPLLFTSSSGQSQGQQQCFQNPSNSQHGPDQPQSQIDAMQNLQQQFSVPQSQQLPLRGGLGSAGRLGPVKLEPQMGPSDQISPPQQLQTLHSIGMVKVEPQQLQSFRSLGPVKMESHHSDPSLFLQQQQQQQQQQQQQHILQLSRQNSQAAAAQMSLLQQQRMLQFQQQQQQQQQQIVKTLPQQRGQLRQQQLLQHNLPVRPPMRSTVYEPGMCARRLTQYMYHQQHRPQDNNIEFWRKFIAEYFAPSAKKRWCVSLYGSGRQTTGVLPQDVWHCEICNHKPGRGFETTVEVLPRLFQIKYASGTLEELLYVDMPREYQNASGQIVLDYAKAIQESVFEQLRVVRDGQLRIVFNPDLKISSWEFCARRHEELIPRRVIIPQVSQLGAMVQRYQAAAQNASLPTQDLQNTCNSFVASARQLAKALEVPLVNDLGYTKRYVRCLQISEVVNSMKDLIDYSKETRSGPIDSLNNFPRRNSCSSGLQTQQPQQPEQQQPITQNPNHNDQNSAHATGIQLSAGSSNVVSINNSLNAASSTSTSAATIIGLLHQNSINTRQENQMNTVNSPYGGGNAVQIPSASSSNTLAPSQPNPPSPFSSLAPASNNNPTTTSHNAAHLSSINSPASLSTMQQPASQVHETDPNDSQSSVHQILHELMMSSQLNGVNSLGNDMKPINGITPALSVENCLVGHGLSNNSAISGAGFSGMGGIGLSAAASGMRPGGTNNVMAMNGRVGASHLSQDPTATSHQQQDIGNRLLERIGAVNSFNNLQFDWKSFP